The nucleotide sequence ttgttaattgaaGTGAATCTAAGTTCTTATAGACTGTTTTTTAAAGGACAAGTCCTTGGTGGGCGGGATgttgaaatttatgtaaagaatCACTTCATTTCCCTCTATTTGTCATCCTATTAAGTCTATACATTAAATAGTATCAACCTCTTTTTCACATGTTACTGGCCAgttataaaaagttacatgttttgttttttattaaggaactttagtgaaaaaatttgaatataaaaaactaattacgCAATAGTTCATAAAAGAGATATATAATTTAGGtcgcttttatttttcaatatacatatattatttaaagtgtgtgtgcgtttttatttgttgtaaagCTCTAATATCGTAGTTCGCGAATTGAacaaggcgtgattttatgtatgtatgtatgtatatgaataaAGATAGTTAAATATTCATGACTGAGGATGCTATGCTGTAacgtaacaataaataattttcctccCAATAtccttaataaaatgtaagaatAGGCATCTTATTCATAAAAGTCATTACAAAGGTTGAGTTACTGCTTACCATCCGAAGAGCCCTACAATTGTATGTAgctgtatataaataatgcaatataaaCTTACTTGCAACAATAACTTTGCTTCAGCCACACACTTCTGCCATGTGCCAATAACATCACGACAAACGGCAACATAGCGATGACCAGTTTTCTGTTCAATTTGTGTTGCTAAGAATGATTTTCCACTACCAGGGAATCCTACTAAAACAAGTATCTGAAAAATACAATACCAGCTATGAATTATCATCATTAGTCACTCACTGAAATATAGTCTTTCAATTATGTGGTTATTCTGTTTACCTGCGACAGATAAAGATGCCTGTTTGCATGTACAAATTTCACATAGGAAGACACTTCTACAAGCTGACAACTACTACAAGACTGTTGAAATTTTGACACAATggatttttttcaagaaaaatacataaaaaatggtaatagacattttgaatattagtatattttctttacactACCTCTTTTGTTGTGCTTAAAAGCTTCTCATCAAATGGCACTGGCACAATTTCCTTGGGACAAAATTCTGGTTTGATCATAGGGACATTAGTTATGGAATGCCCTAAGAAAAATTGCTCTGGGGTGAAAAACCTGACACCAATATTTTCTGCCATTAACTTGTCGACTAAAGAGTGATCCTTCTTCTTGCCTGGGGCCCAGTTAGGTGCCCGGCCAGCAGCATCTCCACAGTAGAAACTATGAAGTGTGTCTATGGTGATACTGTCATTCctctaaaaaagaaatagatgtttggtgatatatttttcattaaaaaaattatgaaatgtttaaattatttatagtattttttactttgCAAAAGAATTTATAATCATTGTCTAGTCTATTTTTGTgtatcatatatttaaaataatatacctttTCAGTCAAAAACTTCCACATTCCATTCAACGGTTTTCTATAAATTCCTTTACCAGTTGCTATGTAAACTTGGATTGGCacacttaattttttcaccaaactttctattttctttttaaagtcATCTATTTTGACCCTTCCATTACCAATGGGGGCTTGATTGCTCAATATCACAATTTTGAAGCCTTCCATAAACTTCTCTTTCAGTTTTTGTTCCACTGTTGGGAATGCTATTTGCCAATCGTTTGTATCAACCGGGTGCACCTTTCCAGATTTAGTTTTGATTAAAGTACCATCCATATCAAAAGCAGCAATTTTGTTACTAGATTTAACTCCTTTAgaagtaaatatatacaattcaCCCTTGTCAATTTCTTCCCACATATCTCGATGAGCTTCTGAACTTGAAAAATGAGAATTTGTGTCCGTTTTCATCTGTTTACTTGACTGCATATTACTGTAATCAGGTTCTAGTTTTCTTTTACGGCAAACTTTGTTTTCAATATAGTCTTCAGGTGGTGGATCAAACTCAATGATatgaacataattatttaataaaacttccAATCTAGATCCATGGCCAACTGTATAACTTTCATTCCTTTTCAATGCAAAACCATCTAAACCAGAAGGATTAACGCCAAGTTGCTTAATTTCAACTGAACAGTTCTCACAGTCTGCTTTAAGCCAAACTGTAAAAGATAacaagaaatagaaaatatttgcatacctgcataaagttaaaataccTGAGCTTGTTACTTTATAAGATCCTtctataaatttatgaaatgatTACAAATACAATTGTGTCTTTTTCTGTCAAATAAGAACATTAGTCATCATGATTATCAACTATTATCAACATTGAACATCAATTAATAACTGATAAAAGTACTTAGAtaaatacatttcattaaacACAGACTACAAATAGCAAAGGAATATTATATCTATCTAGAATAGTATCTATTTAAACCATAGAAATCTTTAAATAAGTTTGCAAACATGCAATAATTAGGAACTTACTTTGTTGGCGAGAGCAAGCCTGATccttaatttttgttaatttactgCGACCGATTATATTTTCTGCattgtgatttaaatttatgggAAGGTGAGAGTTCAATAGACACCTCAAAATACATTGACGAGACATacttaacaaaacaaaacctaGTGGAAATTTAAAAGTTGTATTTTGTATCTAAATAATGTTCTTTCATGAATATATAGGATGTAGATGAAAATTGCGCTGTGCTGAGtgcttattttattagaaggaaatactttaatatgatacataaaattgaatttacaaataaaaatactacgTAAATAAACGTAGGTCAAACATTAATCAAATCATCAATATGATAGGAGTGATGAACGATATAAATCGATACTTCATAAAATATCGATATATCGCTTCAACCCAATATTATCGAATCACCTAGTATTGACATGTACAATCGATATATTTCAACCGATATAAAACCATAAgagtgaataaaattttaatttcgcaATTTctagagaaaaaatattgggaTTTATAAATCCCAATATTaaagttaagtaaaaaaaagaatgttgttaaatataaagttttatttttaataaataaagttgattCGTTTCTTCGTCTTAGCTGTTTTCGATCGTGTCTGAATAAAACCACTTGTTTTGGCTGTTCAAGTCGTCGTGTCTTATTGTCGTCTTAGTCTTAGTTTGATTGGCCTTTTTTTCATCAGTCTGTCAGTCAGATTTGttcatttaaaatgtaaagtcAAAGTGTCTGATatccatggaggctgaacggaCGCTACACTATCTAATATTGTAAGAATagttaaatacaaacaaattacttaCGATATATCGAAAATATCGATATATTTGGACAATATATCGCATAGTATCGATAGAACACTACGATATATTATAtcgaaaaaaatatcgatatttttttgatatgaACACCTCTACAACATGATTGACATTAACTTGAAATTGATAAGCTGTTGACAGTTGCACGAGATTTGGTCTTTGCAGCTGTCCGACACAGTATTACCAACTTGGCAACTTTTTAAGTCAGGCAGCTACATAAGctacattttacaaaaacttaTAGCTAAACTTTTTAGCAACTTTTGGTTTTGagattttttcctttattaatTCTATCCTCCGTGTAAGTGGCTCACTACGCAAAAAGGGCCAATGCTGTCACAACTACGTGTTACCTAAATTGGTACTGCAAAAAATCGGTACTAAGGAAATTAAGCTACTATTAGCAACTTTTTAGGTTGAAATGTACCCAATCAAGCAACTGTCTGTTATATGTCTTGCAAGCCTTAAGTGgaagttggcaacactggtCTGACAgtagggatgtgacattgctgataaaaaatcgatttttatataatcgatttattttttaagtatgaaaaatcgattaacaaataatcgatttttcttaagaaaataatcgattttattatattgatagattttttccaaatttttcaatttatgtcaaaataaacgccatatacattatatcaatagatttattcattaaaaataaacaacaaaatcaGTAACttcttatacagggtgacatttaattcaactgcataaatttaactgctAAGTGTACttatctaaaggatatttaaaaacgtaaaaagaaaaatatcggttcatatttcagaaagtacgaaaaaaaaataaaagtatcaaaatccacgatcctaaatacgtaatatcaccccggccggcggaaaagcgacgcgtaagattcagaggtcaacgacacaatgcattcagctgagcgatctcgacaactctgcactttacttgatcttgatactagaaaaataatttatttttcagacatttatttacatgtttagtttaaaattatttttgtagtattggtcttaataaagcgtgtgacgtatttttgaggattttttaaatgtgaaaatgatgaagtttaatttaaataaaaataggctcaaacggctcagaagcatgggtatagtctatgtttaaaaggatgcagttgtttaaatgtcaccctgtataatcaacacaaattaaagtttttaacaatcaagtttgaaaaatgaagtttcagcaacgaataatgaataaaatatcaaccgaATGTCGGTAACATACTGTTCATTGACTAATTCCAACtagagaatgtttgattaaattaatcatcttaactgttttaagagcacagaaagaatgcacagatggcgttaatgtaatattatggagctatgatagtattctttggcagttcgcgttccgggctcaaagccagaagacaaaaacataatttcggGGTGCATTTATtggatgattataaaaatcgatttttaatcgattattaatgaaaaaaaaatcaagtataaaaatcgatttttactataaaaaaaatcgatttttaatcgattttttccataatcgatttttttttcacattcctatCTGACAGTGCGTGTGTAGTGTAGATAGTTGACAGTTGGCAGAGCCACGGAGTGTTTTCAAAAGCTTAGATTTTTTGTGGCactaaacatttgttttttcgaaaaataaatcttcGGCATTACTTTtctgtgaaaaatttattcaggTGCGTCGCAAAACTCACATATTGatcataaaatttacaaaaatataggttCATCTCATAATTCGTAAAAATTAAGGTTTGTAAAAACTACTGAcgtgtattatttttgttggttaatatttttttttgaatgtATAGTCAATATTTCAGGCGATAAATGCAATAATTATGTCTGTAACAAAGCGGAAACGTACACTTGAGGATGAGAAGTTAATTGAAAATGGAGATACAATAAGCGAAACTGGAGAGAGTAATATCAAAGGGGATGAATTGAATATTGCTGTGTTATTGTTCCTGTACACTCTACAAGGTATTCCTCTAGGCCTCGCTGGTGCTGTGCCAATGCTACTCCAGAATAGAGGAATAACTTATACTCAACAGGTACAATGCtattaagattttatatttcCTGTAAACAAATCTGTTACTtcattaattgaaaaagtttttttactaaCTCAATTTAAATGCCTTGCTTGAAAAGCATAACTTGtgtttatattatagaaacataatttctttttcaggcaGAATTTAGTTTTGTAAACTGGCCATTCAGTATCAAGTTACTATGGGCTCCTATAGTGGATGCCATGTATTGGCCAGCATTTGGGAGACGGAAGACGTGGCTAGTACCAGTGCAATACTTGATTGGAATCGTCATGATCATCATGTCAAGCAGTGTGTCAGGGTGGCTGGGTTCTGATAGTGAAGCCCCGTCTATGATGTGCCTCACTGTGTCTTTCCTATTTCTTAACTTTTTGGCTGCAACACAAGACATTGCTGTGGATGGATGGGCTCTTACTATGTTGAAAAggtatataatttgtaaataatgatgaaaaatgtttttattatatctgaACCTCTAattctaattatatttttctataataagAGTCACTCACTCTTAGCTTATGTGAAGCAGTATTTCACTTTAAAAGTGTTAAATTATGGATATGTTGTATTGCAGGTGTAATGTTGGACATGCATCAACATGTAACACTGTGGGCCAGACTGCTGGCTTTTTCCTG is from Amyelois transitella isolate CPQ chromosome 13, ilAmyTran1.1, whole genome shotgun sequence and encodes:
- the LOC106132124 gene encoding uncharacterized protein F21D5.5, yielding MSRQCILRCLLNSHLPINLNHNAENIIGRSKLTKIKDQACSRQQIWLKADCENCSVEIKQLGVNPSGLDGFALKRNESYTVGHGSRLEVLLNNYVHIIEFDPPPEDYIENKVCRKRKLEPDYSNMQSSKQMKTDTNSHFSSSEAHRDMWEEIDKGELYIFTSKGVKSSNKIAAFDMDGTLIKTKSGKVHPVDTNDWQIAFPTVEQKLKEKFMEGFKIVILSNQAPIGNGRVKIDDFKKKIESLVKKLSVPIQVYIATGKGIYRKPLNGMWKFLTEKRNDSITIDTLHSFYCGDAAGRAPNWAPGKKKDHSLVDKLMAENIGVRFFTPEQFFLGHSITNVPMIKPEFCPKEIVPVPFDEKLLSTTKEILVLVGFPGSGKSFLATQIEQKTGHRYVAVCRDVIGTWQKCVAEAKLLLQSGKSVIVDSTNPDVESRGRWIALSKEMNVDCRCAKLAVTKAHAQHNNKFRELMKINHVPVNDIVFHTYKNKYTDPTSREGFKEVLEVKFGANFEDKASEELYKMYLLEK